A genomic stretch from Solanum stenotomum isolate F172 chromosome 8, ASM1918654v1, whole genome shotgun sequence includes:
- the LOC125873113 gene encoding uncharacterized protein LOC125873113: MEDWGPVLIAVVLFVLLTPGLLFQLPGRGKTVEFGNMQTSGVSILVHAVIYFGLITILLLAIGVHIYVG; this comes from the coding sequence ATGGAGGACTGGGGCCCAGTTTTGATAGCAGTGGTGCTGTTCGTGCTGTTAACTCCGGGTCTACTATTCCAGCTTCCCGGCCGTGGAAAAACGGTTGAATTCGGGAACATGCAAACCAGCGGCGTTTCCATTTTGGTCCATGCCGTAATTTACTTTGGCCTCATCACTATCTTACTCCTTGCCATTGGCGTCCATATCTATGTCGGCTAA
- the LOC125873145 gene encoding CBS domain-containing protein CBSCBSPB1-like isoform X1, protein MPTSQGGGSSSRRSISLTNSSSLAKKKAAAENGGVQPDSAHRKSISVSRSMGLTGERTVKRLRLSKALTIPDTTSIYEACRKMAARRVDALLLTDSNALLCGILTDKDIATRVIAPEVNIQETPVSKIMTKNPVFVLSDTLAVEALQKMVLGKFRHLPVVDNGEVVALLDIAKCLYDAIARLERAAEKGKAIAAAVEGVEKHWGATGCASSNTFIEALRERMFRPSLSTIISENSKIVTVEPNDTVLATAKKMLECRTSSAIITVDNKPRGILTSKDLLMRVIAQDLSPESTLVERVMTPNPECASIDMPIVDALHTMHDGKFLHLPVVDKEGTVVSVLDVLHITHAAVATVGNAAGVNNEAANSMMQRFWDSAMALTPDDDDETRSENSLKLASEGTETGRSIPYPSSSQPTSFSFKIKDKKGRMHRFNCDIQNMTDLIAAIIQRVGDDIDRTNLPQILYEDEDHDKVVLASDGDLTAAIDHARSSGWKGLKLHLDYSGTTGGSLDYAHTESAWASAYSTVAAGAALVAGLGVLAFLKRSGN, encoded by the exons ATGCCGACGAGTCAAGGAGGAGGATCATCATCGAGGAGAAGCATATCGTTGACGAACTCTTCTTCACTCGCTAAGAAGAAAGCAGCCGCGGAAAATGGTGGAGTACAACCGGATTCTGCTCACCGGAAGTCGATTTCTGTATCTCGTTCCAT GGGACTGACTGGAGAACGCACAGTTAAAAGATTGAGGCTGTCAAAAGCCCTTACAATACCTGATACTACAAGTATTTATGAAGCCTGCCGCAAGATGGCTGCTCGCAGAGTTGATGCTTTGTTGTTGACTGATTCAAATGCATTACTATGTGGTATCCTGACAGATAAG GATATAGCAACAAGGGTTATTGCTCCAGAAGTTAATATACAGGAAACACCAGTTTCAAAGATAATGACGAAAAATCCAGTTTTTGTGCTTTCTGACACACTTGCCGTGGAAGCTTTGCAGAAAATGGTGCTAG GAAAATTTAGACATTTGCCAGTTGTAGATAATGGAGAGGTCGTTGCTTTGCTTGATATTGCAAAGTGCCTTTATGATGCGATTGCTCGCCTCGAAAGGGCAGCTGAGAAAGGAAAGGCCATTGCAGCTGCCGTTGAGGGAGTTGAAAAACACTGGGGGGCAACTGGCTGTG caAGTTCAAATACATTTATAGAAGCACTTCGGGAGAGAATGTTCAGGCCTTCACTGTCTACCATCATTTCTGAAAATTCAAA GATTGTTACAGTTGAACCAAATGATACTGTTCTAGCCACAGCCAAAAAGATGCTCGAATGTCGAACAAGCTCTGCAATCATAACAGTTGACAACAAACCACGAGGGATTTTAAC TTCAAAGGACTTATTGATGCGAGTCATAGCACAAGATCTTTCCCCTGAATCCACTCTCGTCGAAAGG GTAATGACCCCCAATCCAGAATGTGCTTCAATAGATATGCCTATTGTTGATGCTTTACATACAATGCATGACGGGAAATTTTTACACCTTCCTGTTGTTGATAAAG AGGGAACTGTTGTTTCTGTTCTTGATGTGCTTCATATCACTCATGCAGCTGTAGCCACG GTGGGAAATGCTGCTGGAGTAAATAATGAAGCTGCAAACTCTATGATGCAAAGATTTTGGGATTCAGCTATGGCATTGACtcctgatgatgatgatgagacGCGGAG TGAGAATTCCTTGAAATTGGCTTCTGAAGGGACAGAAACAGGAAGATCTATTCCCTATCCTTCATCTAGCCAGCCAACTAGTTTTTCATTCAAGATTAAAGACAAAAAAGGGAGGATGCACAGATTCAACTGTG ATATTCAGAACATGACAGATCTAATAGCTGCAATAATTCAGAGAGTGGGGGATGACATTGACCGGACCAATCTTCCTCAGATTCTG TATGAAGATGAAGATCATGACAAGGTTGTACTGGCATCAGATGGTGATCTTACAGCAGCTATTGACCATGCAAGATCTTCAGGTTGGAAG GGGCTAAAATTGCACTTAGACTATTCAGGAACAACGGGTGGTAGTTTGGATTATGCTCATACTGAATCTGCATGGGCCTCAGCCTACAGCACCGTAGCAGCTGGTGCTGCATTAGTTGCGGGTTTAGGCGTATTAGCATTCTTAAAGAGATCCGGTAACTAA
- the LOC125873145 gene encoding CBS domain-containing protein CBSCBSPB1-like isoform X2, whose translation MPTSQGGGSSSRRSISLTNSSSLAKKKAAAENGGVQPDSAHRKSISVSRSMGLTGERTVKRLRLSKALTIPDTTSIYEACRKMAARRVDALLLTDSNALLCGILTDKDIATRVIAPEVNIQETPVSKIMTKNPVFVLSDTLAVEALQKMVLGKFRHLPVVDNGEVVALLDIAKCLYDAIARLERAAEKGKAIAAAVEGVEKHWGATGCASSNTFIEALRERMFRPSLSTIISENSKIVTVEPNDTVLATAKKMLECRTSSAIITVDNKPRGILTSKDLLMRVIAQDLSPESTLVERVMTPNPECASIDMPIVDALHTMHDGKFLHLPVVDKEGTVVSVLDVLHITHAAVATVGNAAGVNNEAANSMMQRFWDSAMALTPDDDDETRSENSLKLASEGTETGRSIPYPSSSQPTSFSFKIKDKKGRMHRFNCDIQNMTDLIAAIIQRVGDDIDRTNLPQILVECINFSSMKMKIMTRLYWHQMVILQQLLTMQDLQVGRG comes from the exons ATGCCGACGAGTCAAGGAGGAGGATCATCATCGAGGAGAAGCATATCGTTGACGAACTCTTCTTCACTCGCTAAGAAGAAAGCAGCCGCGGAAAATGGTGGAGTACAACCGGATTCTGCTCACCGGAAGTCGATTTCTGTATCTCGTTCCAT GGGACTGACTGGAGAACGCACAGTTAAAAGATTGAGGCTGTCAAAAGCCCTTACAATACCTGATACTACAAGTATTTATGAAGCCTGCCGCAAGATGGCTGCTCGCAGAGTTGATGCTTTGTTGTTGACTGATTCAAATGCATTACTATGTGGTATCCTGACAGATAAG GATATAGCAACAAGGGTTATTGCTCCAGAAGTTAATATACAGGAAACACCAGTTTCAAAGATAATGACGAAAAATCCAGTTTTTGTGCTTTCTGACACACTTGCCGTGGAAGCTTTGCAGAAAATGGTGCTAG GAAAATTTAGACATTTGCCAGTTGTAGATAATGGAGAGGTCGTTGCTTTGCTTGATATTGCAAAGTGCCTTTATGATGCGATTGCTCGCCTCGAAAGGGCAGCTGAGAAAGGAAAGGCCATTGCAGCTGCCGTTGAGGGAGTTGAAAAACACTGGGGGGCAACTGGCTGTG caAGTTCAAATACATTTATAGAAGCACTTCGGGAGAGAATGTTCAGGCCTTCACTGTCTACCATCATTTCTGAAAATTCAAA GATTGTTACAGTTGAACCAAATGATACTGTTCTAGCCACAGCCAAAAAGATGCTCGAATGTCGAACAAGCTCTGCAATCATAACAGTTGACAACAAACCACGAGGGATTTTAAC TTCAAAGGACTTATTGATGCGAGTCATAGCACAAGATCTTTCCCCTGAATCCACTCTCGTCGAAAGG GTAATGACCCCCAATCCAGAATGTGCTTCAATAGATATGCCTATTGTTGATGCTTTACATACAATGCATGACGGGAAATTTTTACACCTTCCTGTTGTTGATAAAG AGGGAACTGTTGTTTCTGTTCTTGATGTGCTTCATATCACTCATGCAGCTGTAGCCACG GTGGGAAATGCTGCTGGAGTAAATAATGAAGCTGCAAACTCTATGATGCAAAGATTTTGGGATTCAGCTATGGCATTGACtcctgatgatgatgatgagacGCGGAG TGAGAATTCCTTGAAATTGGCTTCTGAAGGGACAGAAACAGGAAGATCTATTCCCTATCCTTCATCTAGCCAGCCAACTAGTTTTTCATTCAAGATTAAAGACAAAAAAGGGAGGATGCACAGATTCAACTGTG ATATTCAGAACATGACAGATCTAATAGCTGCAATAATTCAGAGAGTGGGGGATGACATTGACCGGACCAATCTTCCTCAGATTCTGGTTGAATGCATTAATTTTTCCTC TATGAAGATGAAGATCATGACAAGGTTGTACTGGCATCAGATGGTGATCTTACAGCAGCTATTGACCATGCAAGATCTTCAGGTTGGAAG GGGCTAA
- the LOC125872508 gene encoding uncharacterized mitochondrial protein AtMg00810-like: MTRPDISFSVQTLSQFLQQPKKSHMDIALRVVKYIKKQTGQGVLLSSSSGTEITAYCDADWAACPTTRRSVTGFVIKLGESMVSWKAKKQTTTSRSSAEAEYRSLASTVAELV; this comes from the coding sequence ATGACTAGACCTGATATTTCATTTAGTGTGCAAACATTAAGTCAGTTCTTACAACAACCTAAAAAATCCCACATGGATATTGCACTACGAGTAGTCAAGTACATCAAGAAACAAACAGGCCAGGGTGTGTTGTTATCCAGCAGTTCAGGCACTGAAATCACAGCCTActgtgatgcagattgggcaGCATGTCCTACTACAAGGAGGTCTGTGACTGGATTTGTGATCAAGCTAGGAGAGTCTATGGTGTCTTGGAAGGCTAAGAAGCAAACAACAACATCAAGGAGTTCAGCTGAAGCTGAGTACAGAAGTTTGGCATCTACTGTAGCTGAGTTAGTATAG